The following are encoded together in the Candidatus Omnitrophota bacterium genome:
- a CDS encoding pyridoxal phosphate-dependent aminotransferase, with the protein MKKLAKITQGLIGQPMFKLMAKIRKMEKAGKKIFHFEIGDSDFRAHQHIIDATKEALDNGCTHYVDSAGIPELKEAICEYAHETLGFKPELDQVVVMPANGIIDFVMRCVANPGEEVLYPDPGFSTYLAVTNYTGIKKVGVPIKEESKFHIQADAIEKRITDKTRLIIVNSPQNPTGAVLTKEEMEAIAKVAKDNDTYLLSDEIYSKIIYDGEHFSPSSLDKCQERTIILNGFAKNYSMPGWRLGYAIGPKEVIEKMGSLFQTIYSCTPPFIQYGGVSALKGDQSVIEDRIRQYKSLRDLIVKKLNEIPGVSCCLPEGACYVFANIKGTGMSSTQFADFALEKCNVVLLPGTCFGEYGEGYIRLCYMRRPEIIEEACEKMKKVLMETKNMKVVKRNERLVNK; encoded by the coding sequence ATGAAAAAACTAGCTAAGATTACGCAAGGACTAATCGGTCAGCCAATGTTTAAGCTTATGGCTAAAATAAGGAAGATGGAGAAGGCTGGAAAGAAAATTTTTCATTTTGAGATTGGCGATTCAGATTTTAGGGCTCATCAGCACATAATAGATGCAACTAAAGAGGCCTTAGATAATGGCTGTACTCATTATGTTGATTCAGCAGGCATCCCTGAGTTAAAGGAAGCCATCTGTGAATATGCCCATGAGACGTTGGGTTTTAAACCAGAGTTGGATCAAGTAGTGGTTATGCCGGCAAATGGCATCATAGATTTTGTAATGCGCTGCGTGGCAAATCCGGGAGAAGAGGTGCTTTATCCAGACCCAGGCTTTTCCACCTATCTGGCTGTGACGAATTATACTGGCATAAAGAAGGTTGGCGTGCCTATTAAAGAAGAGAGTAAATTCCATATACAAGCCGATGCAATAGAAAAGCGGATTACCGATAAGACTCGTCTGATAATTGTAAATTCACCCCAGAATCCCACAGGCGCAGTGCTGACTAAGGAAGAGATGGAGGCTATTGCTAAAGTGGCCAAAGATAACGATACCTATCTTTTAAGCGATGAAATTTATTCTAAGATTATTTACGACGGTGAGCATTTTTCCCCTAGCTCTCTTGATAAATGTCAAGAGCGTACGATTATCCTAAATGGATTTGCCAAAAACTATTCAATGCCTGGATGGCGCCTGGGTTATGCAATAGGTCCAAAAGAGGTCATAGAAAAAATGGGCAGCCTTTTTCAAACGATTTATTCTTGTACACCTCCTTTTATACAATATGGGGGTGTAAGTGCCTTAAAGGGTGACCAGAGTGTTATTGAGGATAGGATTAGGCAGTACAAATCCTTAAGGGATTTAATAGTAAAGAAGTTAAATGAGATTCCGGGAGTTTCTTGTTGTCTTCCGGAAGGCGCCTGTTATGTTTTTGCAAATATAAAAGGCACAGGCATGAGCAGTACTCAGTTTGCTGATTTTGCTTTAGAGAAGTGCAATGTTGTGTTGCTTCCTGGAACTTGTTTTGGCGAATATGGGGAGGGTTATATAAGACTTTGTTATATGAGGCGGCCTGAAATTATTGAAGAGGCTTGTGAAAAGATGAAGAAGGTATTAATGGAGACAAAGAATATGAAGGTGGTGAAGAGAAATGAAAGACTTGTTAATAAATGA
- a CDS encoding glycosyltransferase family 2 protein, with amino-acid sequence MKVALLIPTLNEIDGLKQIMPRIKREWVDEIVFVDGYSTDGTIDYIKENGWTLIFEKHLGSGVRNAFIDALEAVNSEVLITFSPDGNCIPELIPKLIEKMKEGYDMVIASRYAKGAKSYDDTPVTAFGNWMFTTLMNLLHGGKYTDVMNIFRIYKKSLVRELDLDKDITYSTPEKLFRTKIGWEPILSVRAAKRKLKVAEIPGDEPKRIGGEAKLQVFKWGAAYLFQVLREVFIWH; translated from the coding sequence ATGAAAGTAGCTTTACTTATTCCTACGCTTAACGAAATTGATGGTCTAAAACAAATTATGCCCAGAATAAAAAGAGAGTGGGTCGATGAGATTGTTTTTGTTGATGGCTATTCTACAGATGGGACAATTGATTACATTAAAGAGAATGGCTGGACTTTAATATTTGAAAAGCACCTAGGTTCAGGCGTGCGTAATGCATTTATAGATGCCCTTGAAGCTGTCAATAGTGAGGTACTTATTACCTTTAGTCCGGATGGGAATTGTATCCCTGAACTTATTCCTAAATTAATCGAGAAGATGAAAGAAGGCTATGACATGGTTATTGCGTCTCGTTACGCCAAAGGAGCTAAAAGTTATGATGATACTCCAGTTACGGCCTTTGGCAATTGGATGTTCACTACTCTCATGAACTTATTACACGGCGGTAAATACACAGATGTTATGAATATCTTTCGAATATATAAAAAGAGTTTAGTCAGAGAGTTGGATTTAGATAAAGATATTACTTATTCTACACCCGAGAAATTATTTAGGACTAAAATCGGCTGGGAGCCGATATTGTCAGTTCGGGCAGCAAAAAGGAAACTTAAAGTTGCTGAGATCCCCGGTGATGAACCAAAAAGAATCGGCGGAGAAGCAAAATTACAGGTTTTTAAATGGGGAGCAGCTTATCTTTTTCAAGTTTTAAGAGAAGTATTCATTTGGCATTAA
- a CDS encoding sugar phosphate isomerase/epimerase: MNKINDIVLAVKSAPELRILSDIEKAGICGVELYLNGQMLGNLDVLIALCRRFSFSYAVHAPHDLGTPDKLSELVKAIGAKIVVFHNIYWEDEWLDITKIFTPIKTKLCVENTHSVHEPLKFMRRFGLGRCLDVEHLQLECCGVYEEEFLPVIKDASHIHLTGYVFGSDLWHTHLHQSPDHSLYMLDLIRRAGYSGFVVSEARASLQTYFEFKKLNDFYMSWKEANKATITKGKF, from the coding sequence ATGAATAAAATTAATGATATTGTTTTGGCAGTAAAGTCTGCCCCAGAGCTGAGAATCTTATCCGATATTGAAAAGGCCGGCATCTGTGGAGTTGAACTTTATCTAAACGGACAGATGCTAGGGAATCTAGATGTCCTCATAGCTTTGTGCAGGAGATTTTCATTTAGCTATGCTGTACATGCACCGCATGACTTAGGAACTCCAGATAAATTATCAGAGTTAGTGAAAGCAATCGGCGCAAAAATCGTTGTCTTTCATAATATTTATTGGGAGGATGAATGGCTGGATATAACAAAGATTTTTACACCCATTAAGACTAAGCTCTGCGTTGAAAATACCCATAGCGTGCATGAACCTTTGAAATTTATGAGGCGATTTGGGTTGGGCAGATGTCTGGATGTGGAGCATTTACAGTTAGAATGTTGCGGTGTATATGAAGAGGAATTTTTACCGGTTATAAAAGATGCCTCCCATATTCATTTGACCGGTTATGTCTTTGGTAGCGATTTATGGCATACACACTTGCATCAATCGCCAGATCATAGTTTATATATGTTGGATTTGATTAGGAGGGCTGGGTATTCTGGATTTGTCGTATCAGAGGCAAGAGCATCATTGCAGACTTACTTTGAGTTTAAAAAATTAAATGATTTCTATATGAGCTGGAAAGAAGCTAATAAGGCAACGATAACTAAAGGGAAGTTTTGA
- a CDS encoding glycosyltransferase family 2 protein, translated as MDKVKGVSVVVTALNEEKNITATIENILRAFEVFNIEGEIIVVNDGSCDKTEDLVKILKEKNPKVKILSHSKPKGVGTSFWDGVDKAGGDFVLWMPGDNENDPLEILRYYKLLEQVDIVIPFVFNKNARSLFRNALSFIYRFIINTTFVVNFHYTNGTILYRKSILKELKFRSNGFFFQTDILIRAAKRGYLFAEVPYRLDVREHGISKAVSFPSLLHVASGYLRLLRDFYFKKDKAGEPGFAKDSLTAIRRSSG; from the coding sequence ATGGATAAAGTTAAAGGCGTATCAGTAGTTGTAACTGCACTTAACGAAGAAAAGAATATCACCGCAACTATTGAGAATATCCTGAGGGCCTTTGAGGTTTTTAATATTGAGGGTGAGATTATTGTAGTTAACGACGGAAGTTGTGATAAGACAGAAGATTTAGTAAAGATATTAAAGGAGAAGAATCCTAAGGTTAAAATTCTTTCGCACTCTAAGCCCAAAGGCGTAGGGACATCGTTCTGGGATGGGGTGGATAAGGCAGGTGGTGATTTTGTGCTTTGGATGCCTGGGGATAATGAAAATGACCCTTTGGAAATTTTGCGTTACTACAAATTGCTTGAACAGGTAGATATAGTTATTCCTTTTGTCTTTAACAAAAACGCAAGATCTTTATTCAGGAATGCTCTCTCTTTCATTTATCGTTTTATTATTAATACTACTTTTGTTGTTAACTTCCATTACACAAATGGCACCATACTTTATAGAAAATCCATTTTAAAAGAGCTCAAATTTAGGAGTAATGGCTTTTTCTTTCAGACAGACATACTGATAAGAGCTGCAAAGCGAGGCTATCTCTTCGCTGAAGTCCCATATAGGCTTGACGTAAGGGAACACGGTATTTCCAAGGCTGTTAGTTTTCCTTCACTTCTACATGTTGCTAGTGGTTATTTGCGCTTGTTGAGAGATTTCTATTTTAAAAAAGATAAGGCAGGCGAACCAGGTTTTGCCAAAGATTCATTGACGGCAATAAGACGCTCATCTGGTTAG
- a CDS encoding radical SAM protein — translation MDKYIMDGHKLYWHLDRVTDWLNGKRIVPIHIDVGLSKGCNIRCEYCFGVLQGNFYKKGADKFFPREALLRYVREAPEAGVRSLGLIGEGEPLLNPHVYEAIVEAKRAGVDVSMGTNGILFDTGQAGQEALEHLSWIRFNISAASDVAYLRVHRSKEFSTAVEKIRFCVQTKKRKKLGVTVGLQMVLTPTNVDQVVPLAKLGKELGVDYLVVKQCSDTVESDIGVYSKLAEYENFQKVLKEAESESQQNYNVIIKWWKIANRGERGYKQCLGVPFLLYSSGEGRIYPCGMCFDKDTSMEKEYRMGDLTKESFKDIIRSDRYWKIVEKVAQIDVNKCYSNCRTHAINEFVWQLKNPPEHVNFV, via the coding sequence ATTGATAAATATATAATGGATGGACATAAACTTTATTGGCACCTGGATAGAGTTACTGACTGGCTCAATGGCAAGAGGATTGTTCCCATACATATAGATGTAGGATTAAGCAAAGGTTGTAATATTAGATGCGAGTACTGTTTTGGAGTGCTCCAGGGAAATTTTTATAAGAAAGGTGCTGATAAATTCTTCCCACGAGAAGCCCTCTTAAGATATGTAAGAGAAGCTCCTGAGGCAGGGGTCAGGTCTCTTGGGCTTATTGGGGAAGGCGAGCCATTACTGAACCCCCATGTCTACGAAGCAATAGTAGAGGCTAAAAGAGCTGGCGTAGATGTCTCTATGGGTACGAATGGTATTTTATTTGATACAGGCCAAGCAGGCCAGGAGGCATTAGAACATTTAAGTTGGATAAGATTTAACATCAGCGCTGCTAGTGATGTAGCTTATCTAAGAGTTCATCGTAGCAAGGAATTCTCTACGGCAGTTGAGAAAATAAGATTCTGTGTCCAGACTAAAAAAAGAAAGAAATTAGGTGTCACTGTCGGTCTTCAGATGGTTTTAACTCCTACAAATGTAGATCAGGTAGTTCCTTTAGCAAAACTTGGTAAGGAATTAGGGGTAGATTATTTGGTCGTAAAACAGTGCAGTGATACAGTAGAAAGCGATATTGGTGTATATAGTAAACTTGCTGAATATGAGAATTTCCAAAAAGTACTGAAAGAGGCAGAGAGTGAAAGTCAGCAGAACTATAATGTGATAATAAAATGGTGGAAGATCGCAAATAGAGGAGAAAGAGGTTATAAACAATGCCTTGGCGTGCCATTTTTGTTATATTCAAGCGGTGAGGGAAGAATATATCCTTGCGGTATGTGTTTTGATAAGGATACTAGCATGGAGAAAGAATATCGCATGGGTGATTTAACTAAGGAGTCTTTCAAAGACATAATCAGAAGTGATAGATACTGGAAGATAGTGGAAAAAGTTGCACAAATTGATGTTAATAAATGTTACTCAAATTGTAGGACTCACGCTATAAATGAGTTTGTTTGGCAGTTAAAAAATCCACCTGAGCATGTTAATTTTGTTTAA
- a CDS encoding NAD(P)-dependent oxidoreductase: MSKRVLSTGIGLPNPLKGRVLLLGSTGKMGLALTEVFTNNDFEVIGKNSKDFDARDSRQVHALIKENKPEVVLNTVASLGLDPCADDPQDTLAVNTLYPKALAELSNEYGFLLVHFSTDAVFNDEKQDYYVESDAPHPLNLYGLTKYGADCLIQAIAKTYYIFRVSVLFGETTKDNQFVEKMLQRIKQGQKALKIAADIISSPTYSRDVAGEILRILRSSSAFGLYHIANQGKASLFELMKEIIKCLKLDAEIQKASYKDFPFTCIKNTNTPLKSEKIPSLRPWQDAVREYCDRIKAKI, translated from the coding sequence ATGAGTAAAAGGGTATTATCCACAGGGATAGGCCTTCCTAATCCTTTAAAAGGAAGAGTCTTATTGCTTGGTTCCACAGGCAAAATGGGACTTGCTTTAACTGAGGTTTTTACAAACAATGATTTTGAGGTCATCGGGAAAAATAGCAAGGATTTTGATGCAAGAGACTCAAGACAGGTTCACGCACTTATTAAAGAAAATAAGCCAGAGGTAGTTTTAAATACTGTCGCCTCCTTAGGCCTTGATCCTTGCGCAGATGACCCGCAAGATACCCTGGCAGTAAATACCCTATATCCTAAAGCGTTAGCTGAACTTTCAAATGAATACGGATTTTTGCTGGTTCACTTTAGTACAGATGCTGTTTTTAATGATGAAAAACAGGATTATTATGTTGAAAGTGATGCGCCTCATCCTCTAAATTTATATGGGCTTACAAAGTATGGTGCTGATTGTCTCATACAGGCAATAGCGAAGACATATTATATTTTTAGAGTATCTGTATTGTTTGGTGAAACTACAAAAGACAATCAATTCGTTGAAAAGATGCTACAAAGAATAAAACAAGGGCAAAAGGCTTTAAAGATTGCTGCTGATATTATTTCATCGCCAACATACAGTAGAGATGTAGCAGGGGAGATCTTGCGTATTCTAAGGTCAAGCTCTGCCTTTGGGCTTTATCATATAGCTAACCAAGGCAAGGCATCATTGTTTGAATTAATGAAAGAGATTATTAAATGTCTTAAATTGGATGCTGAGATTCAGAAGGCATCTTATAAAGATTTCCCTTTTACCTGTATAAAAAATACTAATACACCGCTGAAATCTGAGAAAATCCCCAGCTTAAGGCCTTGGCAAGACGCCGTAAGAGAATATTGCGATAGGATAAAAGCCAAAATTTGA